In Anaerobacillus isosaccharinicus, one genomic interval encodes:
- the rseP gene encoding RIP metalloprotease RseP, whose amino-acid sequence MNTFISIVIIFGLLVFIHELGHLIFAKRAGILCREFAIGFGPKLFSYKKDETVYTIRLLPLGGFVRMAGEDPEMIEIKPGFQIGLGFSRNGKVKDIVINNKSKHPDAKVITVEKIDLERKLMIQGYDENDELQTFDVEPKADYIFDEQRTQIAPYNRQFGSKTLAQRAIAIFAGPFMNFALAAVILMSFALIQGLPVDKPIVGDVIEDGAAIEVGLQKGDYVVAIDGKPLETWGDLTSVIQRSPNKELLFKINRDGQLFEVAIVPDARTGPNEQVDGFIGIYPPTEFAVVGAIVFGFTQTWEYIVLIIESLGMLITGQFTLDHLSGPVGIYNYTGQAAEMGILVLMQWAAILSVNLGIINLLPLPALDGGRLMFIGLEALRGKPIDPQKEGIVHFVGFALLMLLMLVVTWNDINKFFL is encoded by the coding sequence TTGAATACATTTATTTCGATTGTCATCATATTTGGATTGCTCGTATTCATTCATGAGCTAGGACATTTGATTTTTGCTAAGCGAGCTGGAATTTTATGTCGCGAATTTGCTATTGGTTTTGGTCCGAAGCTTTTTTCGTATAAAAAAGATGAGACAGTTTACACAATTAGATTACTACCTTTAGGTGGATTTGTAAGAATGGCCGGGGAAGACCCCGAAATGATTGAAATTAAACCTGGTTTTCAAATTGGCTTAGGTTTTTCTAGAAATGGAAAAGTAAAAGATATTGTTATTAATAATAAATCGAAGCATCCTGATGCAAAAGTGATTACCGTTGAAAAAATTGACTTAGAGCGTAAGTTAATGATCCAAGGGTATGACGAAAATGATGAATTACAGACATTTGATGTAGAACCTAAGGCTGATTACATTTTTGATGAACAACGTACTCAAATTGCACCTTACAATCGCCAATTTGGATCAAAGACTTTAGCACAAAGAGCGATTGCTATTTTTGCTGGGCCTTTTATGAATTTTGCTTTAGCTGCGGTTATTTTAATGTCGTTTGCGCTAATCCAAGGATTACCAGTGGATAAACCAATTGTTGGTGATGTAATTGAAGATGGGGCAGCTATTGAAGTAGGTTTACAAAAAGGTGATTACGTTGTAGCAATTGACGGTAAACCCCTTGAAACATGGGGAGATTTAACGAGCGTCATTCAAAGAAGTCCAAATAAAGAGCTTTTATTTAAAATTAATCGTGATGGGCAATTGTTTGAAGTAGCTATTGTTCCAGACGCTAGAACTGGCCCTAACGAACAAGTAGACGGTTTTATCGGTATTTATCCACCGACAGAATTTGCCGTGGTGGGTGCGATTGTTTTCGGATTTACTCAAACATGGGAATATATTGTCCTAATCATTGAGAGCTTAGGAATGTTAATTACAGGGCAATTTACACTAGATCACTTATCTGGGCCAGTTGGAATTTACAATTATACAGGTCAAGCAGCTGAAATGGGGATTTTAGTATTGATGCAATGGGCAGCAATCTTAAGTGTAAACCTAGGAATTATTAATTTATTACCGTTACCAGCTTTAGATGGTGGTAGACTAATGTTTATCGGATTAGAGGCATTACGTGGAAAGCCTATTGATCCACAAAAGGAAGGGATTGTTCATTTCGTCGGTTTCGCCCTTTTAATGCTTTTAATGCTTGTTGTGACATGGAACGACATTAATAAGTTCTTTTTATAA
- a CDS encoding proline--tRNA ligase, with translation MRQNHFLSPTLRDVPSDAEVTSHQLMLRAGLIRQTASGVYSFLPLGFRALKKVENIVRQEMDLADAQEVLMPAIQPAELWQESGRWEAYGPELMRFNDRHNREFAMGPTHEEVITTLVRDDVKSYKKLPMTLYQIQTKFRDERRPRFGVLRSREFIMKDAYSFDTNQEGLDISYDKMYEAYTNVFTRCGLDFRAVVADSGAMGGKDTHEFMVLSSIGEDTIAYSDTSNYAANIEIAPVVAHYEKSDEALLGLEKFATPDLKTIDELEASLSISKEKLIKAVLFIVDNKPVLALVRGDHDVNDVKIKHFYNAQVVELASHEQTVQYMRCEPGFIGPIQVSTDVDVLADIAVQTVVNGVCGANEKDMHFKNVNPERDFSVQKFVDLRFIKEGDLSPDGQGTIRFAEGIEVGHVFKLGTRYSEAMGAQFLDENGKTQPMIMGCYGIGVTRTVAAVIEQHHDEKGIVWPKSVAPFDLHLIAVNMKDSEQKELSEQLYKKLMKAGYDILFDDRAERAGVKFTDADLIGLPVRITVGKKASEGIVEVKVRKTGEIIEVQVDQLNSTLAELLSKLA, from the coding sequence ATGCGTCAAAATCATTTTTTAAGTCCTACGCTTCGTGATGTTCCTTCGGATGCAGAAGTAACAAGCCATCAACTGATGCTTAGAGCAGGATTAATTAGACAAACAGCTTCAGGAGTTTATTCATTTTTACCACTTGGGTTCCGTGCATTAAAAAAAGTTGAGAATATCGTTAGGCAAGAAATGGACTTAGCTGATGCTCAAGAAGTTCTTATGCCTGCTATTCAGCCTGCTGAACTTTGGCAAGAGAGTGGCCGATGGGAAGCATATGGTCCTGAGTTAATGCGATTTAATGATCGTCATAACCGCGAGTTTGCTATGGGGCCAACTCATGAAGAAGTCATTACTACATTAGTAAGAGATGACGTTAAATCATATAAAAAGTTGCCAATGACTTTATATCAAATTCAAACAAAGTTTCGAGATGAAAGGCGTCCGCGCTTTGGTGTTTTAAGATCTCGCGAGTTCATTATGAAAGATGCTTACTCTTTTGATACAAACCAAGAGGGCTTAGATATTAGTTACGATAAAATGTACGAAGCTTATACAAATGTTTTTACTCGTTGCGGACTTGACTTTCGCGCAGTGGTAGCAGATTCAGGAGCAATGGGCGGGAAAGATACGCATGAATTCATGGTGCTGTCAAGCATAGGTGAAGATACAATTGCCTACTCAGATACAAGCAATTATGCTGCTAATATTGAAATAGCTCCAGTGGTCGCTCACTATGAAAAGAGTGATGAGGCGCTTTTAGGGCTTGAAAAGTTTGCAACACCAGACTTAAAAACGATAGATGAACTAGAAGCGTCACTTTCGATTAGCAAAGAAAAGTTAATAAAAGCCGTATTGTTTATCGTCGATAATAAACCTGTCTTAGCATTAGTCCGTGGTGACCATGATGTTAACGATGTAAAAATTAAGCATTTTTATAATGCTCAAGTAGTTGAATTAGCTTCTCATGAACAAACAGTACAATATATGAGATGTGAACCTGGTTTTATTGGTCCTATCCAAGTGTCTACAGATGTAGATGTACTTGCCGATATAGCTGTTCAAACTGTTGTAAACGGGGTTTGTGGTGCTAACGAGAAAGATATGCACTTTAAAAATGTAAATCCCGAGCGAGACTTTTCAGTTCAAAAATTCGTAGATCTTCGTTTTATTAAAGAAGGAGATTTATCACCAGATGGACAAGGAACGATTCGTTTCGCAGAAGGAATCGAAGTTGGTCATGTCTTTAAATTAGGAACAAGATACAGTGAAGCAATGGGTGCTCAGTTCCTTGATGAGAATGGCAAAACACAACCGATGATTATGGGTTGTTATGGGATTGGTGTCACAAGAACGGTAGCGGCAGTTATTGAACAGCATCATGATGAAAAAGGTATTGTTTGGCCAAAGTCTGTTGCACCATTTGATCTTCACTTAATTGCAGTTAATATGAAAGATAGCGAACAAAAAGAGCTTTCAGAACAGTTATATAAAAAGCTAATGAAGGCGGGCTATGATATTTTGTTTGATGATCGCGCTGAACGAGCTGGAGTTAAATTTACGGATGCAGACCTTATTGGTTTACCCGTGAGAATTACTGTTGGTAAAAAAGCTAGCGAAGGAATTGTAGAAGTAAAAGTTCGTAAAACTGGTGAAATAATAGAAGTACAAGTAGACCAACTAAATTCTACGCTAGCAGAATTGCTATCGAAATTAGCTTAA
- a CDS encoding DDE-type integrase/transposase/recombinase encodes MLPQIITYLLTFINYQEQVIRTLLTLLIGKSMFDKPTEAPVNKPYRKLQVDDLPIIEVPKKLDFQVLLTEHLESKGKPLKPVQRRSNSTPVPSSMKCPTCGAPAEYLYANNGAKGQYQCKVCSCLFSEKNRYLKEAILKCPHCSKTLEKVKERKDFHVYKCKNDACSYYQQKRNAMTQKEKNRFKEDPQAFKLRYIYRQFHIDFQPLAKHSPKRPRVDLSRIYVSPHTLGLILTYHVNYGLSARKTAALMKDVHGVSISHQSILNYENSVALWLKPYIDHYPYELSDQFCGDETYIRVNGRWHYLFFFFDAVKKVILSYPVSPNRDTATAIKAIDEVLLKLRKIPENLTFVVDGNPIYLLAQHFYAQHQIPFEVIQVIGLTNEDEVSKEYRPLKQIIERLNRTFKGNYRSTHGFGSEHGSVSFVTLFVAYFNFLRPHSALEGKVPVTIPELEKLPNMPARWTTLIGLAQDWISKQTA; translated from the coding sequence TTGTTACCTCAAATTATAACCTATTTACTTACCTTTATAAACTACCAAGAACAAGTAATTCGAACGCTCCTTACCCTTTTAATCGGGAAGAGCATGTTTGATAAACCGACTGAGGCTCCAGTTAATAAACCTTATCGCAAGCTTCAAGTTGATGATCTACCGATCATTGAAGTTCCAAAAAAACTAGATTTTCAAGTTTTATTAACCGAGCATCTTGAGTCTAAAGGTAAACCTCTCAAACCAGTACAAAGACGGTCGAATTCAACACCCGTTCCTTCATCAATGAAATGTCCTACGTGTGGTGCTCCAGCTGAGTATTTATATGCGAACAATGGAGCGAAAGGACAATATCAATGTAAGGTGTGTTCGTGCCTTTTCAGTGAGAAAAATCGTTATCTCAAGGAAGCAATCCTGAAATGCCCTCACTGTTCAAAAACACTCGAAAAAGTGAAAGAAAGAAAAGACTTCCATGTGTACAAGTGTAAAAACGACGCTTGTTCTTATTACCAACAGAAACGTAATGCGATGACTCAAAAAGAGAAAAATCGGTTCAAAGAAGATCCTCAAGCCTTTAAACTTCGCTATATTTACCGCCAGTTTCACATTGATTTTCAACCATTAGCGAAGCATTCACCAAAGAGACCGAGAGTTGATCTATCAAGAATTTATGTGTCTCCACATACGCTTGGACTGATTTTGACTTATCACGTCAATTATGGACTTTCAGCCCGTAAAACAGCAGCGTTGATGAAAGATGTACACGGTGTTTCAATTTCTCATCAAAGCATTTTAAACTACGAAAACAGTGTGGCATTGTGGTTGAAACCGTATATTGATCACTATCCTTACGAACTCTCAGATCAATTTTGTGGTGACGAAACATACATCCGCGTAAATGGCCGTTGGCATTACCTGTTTTTCTTTTTTGATGCCGTGAAGAAAGTCATTCTCTCTTATCCTGTGTCACCTAATCGAGATACAGCTACAGCTATTAAAGCGATAGACGAAGTGTTGTTAAAGCTTAGGAAAATCCCAGAAAACCTAACTTTCGTTGTCGATGGCAATCCCATTTACTTATTAGCACAACACTTTTATGCCCAGCACCAAATCCCGTTTGAGGTCATTCAGGTAATTGGCTTAACGAACGAAGACGAGGTGTCAAAAGAATATCGACCTCTCAAACAAATTATCGAGCGGCTAAATCGTACCTTTAAAGGAAACTATCGATCCACTCATGGTTTCGGTTCAGAACATGGTTCTGTTTCTTTTGTGACCTTGTTCGTTGCTTACTTTAACTTTTTAAGACCACATTCAGCTTTGGAAGGAAAAGTACCAGTAACAATTCCTGAGTTAGAGAAGCTTCCAAACATGCCTGCTAGATGGACAACTCTTATTGGTCTTGCCCAGGATTGGATAAGTAAGCAAACTGCCTAA
- a CDS encoding PolC-type DNA polymerase III: MSEEKQIRQERFQLLLQQILFPTDLSEQFFKDGLIHKLTIYKNEKKWQFDFQLEKPLPFQVFQIFQERLGQAFGHIASVTFTLSYSQNETNEALIVNYWPFLVESLEGFSPSILHYLKGQTPTIQGQKLTISVRNETEGTALSRKLREPLKEAFLKYGFPNYQLETAVKQSKKEFQQFVEQKEQEDHSKSVAAMIEKQKLEKRADKIAQSGQALTIGYQIKDDIVPINSIQDEEKKIAVQGYVFDAETRELRSGRTLLTFKITDYTDSILIKIFSNDKEDVPLLQAVKKGMWVKVRGGVQHDTFVRDLVMMAKDINEVKPVEKQDLAPENEKRVELHLHTPMSQMDAITPCSRIIEQASKWGHKAIAITDHGIVQSFPEAYGAGKKHGVKILYGLEANLVDDGVPIAYNTQHRKLSDEIYIVFDVETTGLSAVYNTIIELAAVKIRNGEIIDRFESFANPHEKLTNLIIDLTGITDDMLVNAPEIEDVLKDFRSWIGDDILVAHNASFDMGFINAGFRKIGLSDAENPVIDTLELARFLYPELKNHRLNNLCKKFDIELVSHHRAIYDAEATGYLMWKLLKDCFEREIEFHDQLNDNMGKGDFHRLRPSHCILLAKTQAGLKNLYKLVSFSHLEYFFRTPRIPRSLLQKYREGIIVGSGCDKGEVFEAMMQKSNDEVEKIAKFYDYLEIQPPSNYNHLIEKEIVRDELALKEITTKIVALGEKLGKPVVATGNVHYLTKNDAIYRKILIASQGGANPLNKQTLPEVHFRTTDEMLEIFGFLGEEKAKEVVVTNTQKVADEIEEIKPIPDDLYTPKIEGADEEIRNMSYNRARSIYGENLPEIVEARIEKELKSIIGHGFAVIYLISHKLVKKSLDDGYLVGSRGSVGSSFVATMTEITEVNPLPPHYVCPSCHHSHFFDDGSVGSGFDLPDKDCPQCGTKYVKDGHDIPFETFLGFKGDKVPDIDLNFSGDYQPKAHNYTKELFGEEFVYKAGTIGTVAEKTAYGYVKGYQNDFGLQMRGAEIDRLVSGCTGVKRTTGQHPGGIIVVPDYMEIYDFCPIQFPADDKTAEWKTTHFDFHSIHDNMLKLDILGHDDPTVIRMLQDLSGMDPKTIPTDDAEVFKLFSGTEALGVTEEQIMCKTGTYGIPEFGTKFVRQMLEETKPSTFSELVQISGLSHGTDVWLNNANELIYNGTCVLKEVIGCRDDIMVYLIYKGLEPSLAFKIMENVRKGKGLPEEWIDEMKKNNVPDWYIGSCLKIKYMFPKAHAAAYVLMAVRIAYFKVHHPILFYAAYFTVRADDFDLDTMIRGSASIRAKLEEISQKGLDASPKEKSLQTVLELALEMVERGYSFKRVDLYKSSATDFIVEGDTLLPPFNAMTGVGTNAALNIVKAREQGEFLSKEDLQQRSKITKTVLENLNDHGCLEGMPDSNQLSLF; encoded by the coding sequence ATGAGTGAAGAAAAGCAGATACGGCAAGAACGGTTTCAACTACTCCTCCAACAAATTTTATTTCCAACTGATCTTTCGGAACAGTTTTTTAAGGATGGACTCATTCATAAACTAACAATCTATAAAAATGAAAAAAAGTGGCAATTTGATTTCCAGTTAGAAAAGCCATTGCCGTTCCAAGTTTTTCAAATTTTTCAAGAACGTTTAGGACAAGCTTTCGGACATATTGCTTCAGTTACATTTACCCTAAGCTATTCACAGAATGAGACTAACGAAGCGCTAATTGTAAACTATTGGCCATTTTTAGTTGAGAGCTTAGAAGGTTTTTCACCTTCAATTTTGCACTATTTAAAAGGGCAAACACCAACGATTCAAGGGCAAAAACTGACGATATCGGTCCGAAATGAAACTGAAGGTACCGCCCTTAGCAGAAAGCTTAGAGAACCTTTAAAAGAGGCATTTTTAAAATACGGGTTTCCAAACTATCAATTAGAAACAGCTGTGAAACAATCAAAAAAGGAATTTCAACAGTTTGTTGAACAAAAAGAACAAGAAGACCATTCCAAAAGTGTTGCTGCAATGATTGAAAAGCAAAAGCTTGAAAAAAGAGCTGATAAAATAGCTCAGTCAGGCCAAGCACTTACAATTGGTTACCAAATTAAAGATGATATTGTTCCTATTAATTCCATTCAAGATGAAGAGAAGAAAATTGCGGTACAAGGGTATGTATTTGACGCAGAAACTAGAGAGTTAAGAAGTGGTCGAACGTTATTAACGTTTAAAATTACTGACTACACTGATTCAATTTTAATAAAAATATTTTCCAATGATAAAGAAGACGTGCCTTTGCTCCAAGCAGTGAAAAAGGGCATGTGGGTTAAAGTACGGGGTGGCGTCCAACACGATACCTTTGTACGTGATTTAGTGATGATGGCTAAAGATATTAATGAGGTCAAACCTGTTGAAAAGCAAGATTTAGCTCCAGAAAATGAAAAACGTGTTGAATTGCATCTTCATACTCCAATGAGCCAAATGGATGCCATTACCCCTTGTAGTAGAATTATTGAGCAAGCCAGCAAATGGGGACATAAAGCAATTGCCATTACCGATCATGGAATTGTTCAATCGTTTCCAGAGGCCTATGGGGCTGGTAAAAAGCATGGTGTAAAAATTTTATATGGACTTGAAGCGAATTTAGTCGATGATGGTGTTCCAATTGCTTATAATACTCAACATCGAAAATTAAGTGATGAGATTTATATTGTTTTTGACGTTGAGACAACTGGTTTGTCTGCTGTCTATAATACGATTATTGAGTTAGCAGCTGTAAAAATAAGGAACGGAGAAATTATCGATCGTTTTGAATCATTTGCTAATCCACATGAAAAATTAACGAATTTAATCATTGATTTAACTGGAATTACTGATGATATGCTTGTTAATGCTCCAGAAATAGAAGATGTTTTGAAAGACTTCAGATCATGGATTGGTGATGATATATTAGTTGCCCATAACGCTAGCTTCGATATGGGATTTATTAACGCAGGGTTTCGTAAAATAGGACTGTCTGATGCTGAAAATCCTGTAATCGACACGTTAGAGCTTGCTAGATTTTTATACCCTGAGTTAAAAAATCACCGTTTAAATAATCTTTGTAAAAAGTTTGATATCGAGCTTGTTAGTCATCATAGAGCGATATACGATGCAGAAGCTACAGGTTATTTAATGTGGAAGTTATTAAAAGATTGTTTCGAGCGAGAAATTGAATTTCACGATCAGTTAAATGACAACATGGGCAAAGGGGATTTTCATCGCCTCCGACCATCACATTGTATCTTGCTAGCGAAAACTCAAGCAGGGCTAAAAAACTTATATAAATTAGTTTCATTTTCACACTTAGAATATTTTTTCCGAACACCACGAATTCCAAGATCACTATTACAAAAATACCGTGAAGGAATAATTGTAGGGTCAGGCTGTGATAAAGGTGAAGTCTTTGAAGCAATGATGCAAAAATCTAACGATGAAGTTGAAAAGATAGCTAAATTTTATGACTACCTTGAAATTCAACCACCGTCTAATTACAATCATTTAATCGAAAAAGAAATAGTTCGTGATGAATTAGCGTTAAAAGAAATTACCACAAAAATTGTAGCCCTTGGTGAAAAACTTGGAAAGCCAGTTGTAGCCACCGGTAATGTTCACTACCTAACAAAAAATGACGCGATTTATAGAAAAATATTAATTGCAAGTCAAGGTGGAGCGAACCCCTTAAATAAACAAACGCTTCCTGAAGTTCATTTTCGTACAACAGACGAAATGCTAGAAATTTTTGGGTTTTTAGGGGAGGAAAAGGCGAAAGAAGTAGTCGTTACAAACACACAAAAAGTTGCTGACGAAATCGAGGAGATTAAACCCATCCCTGATGATCTTTATACACCTAAAATTGAAGGTGCTGACGAAGAAATTCGTAACATGAGCTATAACCGTGCTAGAAGTATTTATGGTGAAAATTTACCTGAAATAGTTGAAGCGAGGATTGAAAAAGAATTAAAAAGTATCATTGGTCACGGGTTTGCTGTAATTTATTTAATTTCTCATAAACTTGTAAAAAAATCATTGGATGATGGCTATCTAGTTGGGTCACGGGGTTCAGTTGGTTCGTCTTTTGTTGCCACAATGACGGAAATAACAGAAGTTAACCCATTACCACCTCATTATGTTTGCCCAAGTTGTCATCATTCGCACTTTTTTGATGATGGTTCAGTTGGTTCTGGCTTCGACTTACCTGATAAAGACTGTCCACAATGTGGCACAAAGTATGTTAAAGATGGACATGATATTCCCTTTGAAACATTCCTTGGTTTTAAAGGAGATAAAGTACCTGATATCGATCTTAATTTCTCAGGTGATTATCAACCTAAAGCTCATAACTACACAAAGGAATTGTTCGGTGAAGAATTTGTTTATAAAGCCGGAACGATCGGTACAGTTGCCGAAAAAACAGCCTATGGTTATGTCAAAGGTTATCAAAATGACTTTGGTTTGCAGATGCGCGGGGCAGAAATAGATCGGCTTGTTTCAGGATGTACAGGTGTTAAAAGAACAACTGGACAGCATCCTGGTGGAATTATTGTTGTACCTGATTACATGGAGATTTATGACTTTTGTCCGATTCAATTTCCAGCCGATGATAAAACAGCCGAATGGAAAACAACCCATTTTGATTTTCATTCGATTCATGATAATATGCTAAAACTTGATATACTTGGCCATGATGACCCGACAGTTATTAGAATGCTCCAAGACTTAAGTGGGATGGATCCAAAGACAATACCAACTGACGATGCTGAAGTGTTTAAGCTATTTAGTGGAACAGAAGCTTTAGGTGTTACTGAAGAACAAATTATGTGCAAAACAGGTACTTATGGAATACCTGAATTTGGAACGAAATTCGTAAGACAAATGCTAGAAGAAACAAAACCTTCTACTTTTAGTGAGCTTGTCCAAATCTCTGGTTTATCACATGGTACAGATGTGTGGCTAAATAATGCAAATGAACTTATTTATAATGGCACATGTGTCCTTAAAGAAGTTATTGGTTGTCGTGATGATATTATGGTCTATTTAATTTATAAAGGCTTGGAACCATCATTAGCCTTTAAAATCATGGAAAACGTTCGTAAAGGTAAAGGGCTACCTGAAGAATGGATTGACGAAATGAAGAAAAATAATGTTCCCGACTGGTACATCGGTTCATGTTTAAAAATAAAATACATGTTCCCAAAAGCCCATGCAGCAGCTTATGTCCTGATGGCTGTTCGAATAGCTTACTTCAAAGTTCATCATCCCATTTTGTTTTATGCTGCGTACTTTACCGTTAGGGCAGATGACTTTGACTTAGATACGATGATCCGCGGTTCGGCCTCAATTAGAGCTAAGCTAGAGGAAATTAGTCAAAAAGGCTTAGATGCTTCGCCGAAGGAAAAAAGTTTGCAAACTGTGCTTGAATTAGCGTTAGAGATGGTTGAGAGAGGATATTCATTTAAAAGAGTAGACTTATACAAATCTAGTGCTACTGATTTCATTGTTGAGGGAGACACATTATTACCACCTTTCAATGCAATGACCGGAGTTGGAACTAATGCCGCACTTAACATTGTTAAGGCGAGGGAACAAGGTGAATTTTTATCAAAGGAAGACTTGCAACAAAGAAGTAAGATTACAAAAACAGTGCTAGAAAACCTAAATGATCATGGATGCCTCGAAGGAATGCCAGATTCAAATCAATTATCGTTATTTTAA
- the rimP gene encoding ribosome maturation factor RimP, producing the protein MSDKVTTIVEQLVTPIVTELQLELVDVEFKKEGKNWFLRVYIDTENGVDIEDCGTVSERLSELLDEKDPIPQAYFLEVSSPGAERPLKKATDIEKAVGKNIHVTLYEPIQGEKAFEGKLASFDGNELTLQTKQKTRVLEVVIPYEKVASARLAVVF; encoded by the coding sequence GTGAGTGATAAGGTGACCACCATTGTAGAACAACTAGTAACACCTATTGTAACTGAATTGCAGCTTGAACTTGTTGATGTTGAATTTAAAAAAGAGGGCAAAAATTGGTTTCTACGTGTATACATTGACACAGAAAACGGTGTAGATATTGAAGACTGTGGTACTGTAAGTGAACGATTGAGCGAACTTTTAGATGAAAAAGATCCAATTCCACAAGCTTACTTTTTAGAAGTTTCGTCACCAGGTGCTGAAAGACCACTTAAAAAAGCAACTGATATCGAAAAAGCTGTAGGAAAGAATATTCATGTTACTTTATATGAACCAATTCAAGGTGAAAAAGCCTTTGAAGGAAAATTAGCATCTTTTGATGGAAATGAATTAACACTTCAGACAAAACAAAAAACGAGAGTACTCGAAGTTGTCATACCATATGAAAAAGTTGCAAGTGCTAGATTAGCTGTTGTTTTTTAA
- the nusA gene encoding transcription termination factor NusA — protein MNTDFMEALTTLEKEKGIGKEIIIEAIEAALISGYKRNFNQAQNVRVDINRKNGSIRVFARKQVVEEVFDSRLEISEDAAKAMNPQYEVDDIVEIEVTPKDFGRIAAQTAKQVVTQRVREAERGIIYADFIDREEDIMTGIVQRQDSRFIYVDLGKVEALLPLSEQMPNETYKHNDRIKAYITKVEKTTKGPQILISRTHPGLLKRLFELEVPEIFDGTVELKSVAREAGDRSKVAVHAENPEVDPVGSCVGPKGQRVQTIVNELKGEKIDIVQWSEDPVEYVANALSPAKVVQVKVNEEEKMTQVIVPDYQLSLAIGKRGQNARLAAKLTGWKIDIKSQSEAESLGLYDPNQANDDEYETDVDEFSNQESQDELE, from the coding sequence ATGAATACCGATTTTATGGAAGCATTAACTACGTTAGAAAAAGAAAAAGGGATTGGGAAAGAAATTATTATCGAAGCTATCGAGGCTGCTTTAATTTCTGGTTATAAACGTAACTTTAATCAAGCACAAAATGTTCGTGTAGATATTAACCGGAAGAATGGTAGTATCCGCGTCTTCGCTAGAAAGCAAGTAGTAGAAGAAGTTTTTGATTCGAGATTGGAAATTTCGGAGGATGCTGCAAAAGCAATGAATCCGCAATATGAAGTGGATGATATTGTTGAAATTGAAGTAACTCCTAAAGATTTTGGTCGTATTGCTGCTCAAACAGCAAAACAAGTTGTAACACAACGTGTTCGAGAGGCTGAAAGAGGAATTATTTATGCTGACTTTATTGACCGTGAAGAAGACATCATGACAGGAATTGTTCAACGACAAGATAGTCGTTTTATTTATGTGGACCTAGGAAAAGTTGAAGCGCTATTACCATTAAGTGAACAAATGCCTAATGAAACTTATAAGCACAACGACCGTATCAAAGCCTACATAACAAAGGTAGAAAAGACGACTAAAGGGCCGCAAATCTTAATTTCTAGAACACATCCTGGTTTATTAAAAAGATTGTTTGAATTAGAAGTTCCCGAGATTTTTGATGGTACAGTTGAATTGAAATCAGTAGCTCGCGAGGCTGGTGACCGTTCGAAAGTTGCTGTCCACGCAGAAAATCCAGAGGTAGATCCTGTAGGCTCATGTGTTGGTCCAAAGGGACAACGTGTCCAAACCATCGTAAATGAACTTAAAGGTGAAAAGATCGATATCGTTCAGTGGTCAGAAGACCCTGTTGAATATGTTGCTAATGCATTGAGTCCTGCAAAAGTTGTGCAAGTGAAAGTAAACGAAGAAGAAAAGATGACTCAAGTGATTGTACCTGATTACCAATTATCATTGGCAATTGGTAAAAGAGGGCAAAATGCTCGTCTTGCAGCTAAATTAACTGGTTGGAAAATTGATATAAAGAGTCAGTCCGAGGCAGAGAGCTTAGGGTTATATGATCCAAATCAAGCTAATGACGATGAATATGAGACCGACGTTGATGAATTTAGTAATCAAGAAAGTCAAGACGAACTAGAGTAA
- the rnpM gene encoding RNase P modulator RnpM, producing MKNRKVPLRKCVVTNEMKPKKELIRIVRTPEGEVVIDFTGKKSGRGAYVSNNTECFEEAKKKDVFSRHLNVKVSSEIYDQLIKDRTKGDL from the coding sequence ATGAAGAACCGTAAAGTTCCACTTCGTAAATGTGTCGTTACAAATGAAATGAAACCGAAAAAAGAATTAATTCGTATCGTACGTACCCCTGAAGGAGAGGTCGTTATCGATTTTACCGGGAAAAAGTCCGGAAGAGGTGCCTATGTCAGCAACAACACAGAATGCTTTGAAGAAGCAAAGAAGAAAGATGTATTTTCAAGACACTTAAATGTAAAAGTTAGTTCGGAAATTTATGATCAACTTATTAAAGATCGAACAAAAGGAGACTTATAA
- a CDS encoding YlxQ family RNA-binding protein, translated as MKQPQWFSLLGLAARARMLATGEELVIKSIRKKEVYLVIVADDASESTKKKLQDKCNFYNVTLKFAADRGQLGAAIGKHERVVIGVTDKGFAQKLLSIL; from the coding sequence ATGAAGCAACCGCAATGGTTCTCACTCTTAGGTCTTGCTGCTAGAGCTAGAATGCTCGCTACTGGGGAAGAGCTAGTAATTAAAAGTATCCGCAAGAAAGAAGTTTATCTCGTAATAGTAGCAGACGATGCCTCAGAGTCGACGAAAAAAAAATTACAGGATAAATGCAATTTTTACAACGTTACGTTGAAATTTGCTGCGGACCGCGGGCAGCTAGGTGCAGCTATTGGCAAACATGAGAGAGTCGTTATTGGTGTAACTGACAAGGGATTCGCTCAAAAGCTCCTTTCAATTCTTTAA